CCACGAGTCCCGGAGCAGCTTCAGCAGGAGCTGCGCCTTCCTCTTCGCCCTCTCCGTGCAGTCGCTctgcaccagcagcagcagctgcgTCAACACGCCGGCGGCGACCGCCTCCCTCCGGCACTGCTCCGACGCCGAGCACAGCGCCAGCAGCGCCCCGGCCGCGTACTCCGTCGCCCGGTCCGACACCTTCAGGATCATCCGCACCAGCAGCGGCGCGCTCAGGGCGTGCCCCGCCAGCGCCGTGCACCCCGCGGGGACCCGGCAGAGCAGCTCGATCGTGGCCAGCCCCCGCTCCGCGTCGCCGCGCTCCAGGTCGCCCAGCCGGTCCACCAGCACCGCGGCTGCCCCGGCGGCAACCGCCCGGTGCCGCGTCGGCTTCACGAGGCAGAGCGCGAAGGCCGCCCGGGCCCCGGCCTTGAGCGCGCGGGGGCACCCCGCGCAGTCCTGCAGCAGGCCGACGACGCCCTCGAAGACCCCGGCGGCGCCGCTGACCCGGGcgcggagctccggcgagcggacgccggcgacggcggcctcgatGAGCGCGGCGGCGTTGATCCTCACCTCGGCGCAGGGGTGGAAGAGGAGGCCGGTGAGGAAGGCGACGCGGTCGGGGTCGGAGGCCACGGAAGCGCACTCGGGCTCGGCGAGCTGGAGCATCGCCAGCAGGGCGAGCGCCTCGTGTTCCAGCTCGGACGACTCGGCGCGGGGGTCCGCGAAGAGGACATCGAGGAGGAGGGGGCGGGCGTCGAGGGAGGCGATGAGGGCGCGGTTCTTGTCGGAGTCGCGGGCGAGGGCGCGCAGGCGCCGGAGTGCGGAGAGCcggggggcggcggcggaggacgACGTGGAGGCGGCCTGGGAGAGGAGGGCGCGGACGCGGGAGGGGTCGGCGGGCTGCTTCGGGGTGGGGATGCGCTCCACGCCGGAGTGGCGGTTGGCGACGCACCAGGACTGG
The window above is part of the Eucalyptus grandis isolate ANBG69807.140 chromosome 6, ASM1654582v1, whole genome shotgun sequence genome. Proteins encoded here:
- the LOC104455351 gene encoding U-box domain-containing protein 26 codes for the protein MRGGLSLEPLDMVGVQIPHHFRCPISLELMRDPVTVSTGQTYDRSSIEPWIAAGNTTCPVTRAPLLDSALIPNHTLRRLIQSWCVANRHSGVERIPTPKQPADPSRVRALLSQAASTSSSAAAPRLSALRRLRALARDSDKNRALIASLDARPLLLDVLFADPRAESSELEHEALALLAMLQLAEPECASVASDPDRVAFLTGLLFHPCAEVRINAAALIEAAVAGVRSPELRARVSGAAGVFEGVVGLLQDCAGCPRALKAGARAAFALCLVKPTRHRAVAAGAAAVLVDRLGDLERGDAERGLATIELLCRVPAGCTALAGHALSAPLLVRMILKVSDRATEYAAGALLALCSASEQCRREAVAAGVLTQLLLLVQSDCTERAKRKAQLLLKLLRDSWPEDSIGNSDDYGCSEVVVPF